Below is a genomic region from Henckelia pumila isolate YLH828 chromosome 3, ASM3356847v2, whole genome shotgun sequence.
gtaaattttggataaaataagggaataaaatatatatgcatgtatgcatttattttttggtgaaataatttttactatGAATGTATAATAAACATCacttaaatattttgaattggttTTTTGTGTGGAAAATGAACGATTATGGGTGAGATATActgtaaattaattttaaaatataatataatagcatactgattttttaatatatatttaaaataaggaAATAAACGAATTAAGTGAATGTTTAGAAATTGGTTtctcaaaatgaaatcaaatcGTCTATGTTCTACTTTAGTAttctgatattttattttatctcccaattacaaaataaaaaattaagattGTATAAAAGAATATATCTATATCTTAATTAAAACATCCCAAAATCCTGCAAGATGCTAGTACTGCATGCATAAATTAATAGTGCGTTACTGCGTTTTGAAATAAATGCATAATAATAATTAGATTGCTAGTAATTGTGACAGTCTTTGTCATAATGATTAATGTTATTATTTGTTAGACTTGAATTTGTAGAAGTTGATTCACACACAAATGTCCATAAAAAATGTTACACAATTTAAAACAAATTATTCATCGTTGCAACACTTTCTTCAGTTCATCTAACACATGCACATTTTACACGTAATAGTAACtaaacaaaaattcaaattttatctcattttaatatttcgttgaaaaaaaactaaattaaaatacatCAAATGGAATAAATGATAATTTGATCGACAAGAGATAATAAATGTGTGGCAACAAAGACATTGAACAATTTACTTGCGATCTGACGCATGATTTGAAGTACAAAATctgttaaaaattatatttccatACGATGCGGGTGCAATTTCGAAAAATTAGGACGAATCTTTacagataaaataaataataacaggTTGAATTAAATTGCGGCCCATGTGAATTTGTGTTCTAACTGGAAAGCCACCAAATTAAAGTCTTCATatgcatataaaaaaaatttgtgtggtttgagtgataggataagtaatccatagataagtaatataatgtaaattaaaaataaataagaaaaaatatttaatacattatttgatttgatggatagattataatttatttgatttaattgatgtaaaattattaattaataaatagataaataatatgataaaaataaggcgaaattgaTTGGGacttatacatagattaataatacatcaaaccaaacaatgccaGACTTGAGTGATGTGATGATTAGAACTGACTGAATTTTTCTGAACAAAAAAAcggtttaaaattttaattcaaacaattaatgTTAAATTTCTTGTAATTTTAATCCCGTGATATATAGATAATCTatataaacacacacacacacacataatgACATGTACTTGAAAGGAGTCTTGGCGTATCCTAATATAAGTTTATCATATGCTATTTTTTAACAGTATAGTCTAAATTATATGCCAAGCCAGATTTTGCGGAGATCATAAATCAGCAAAccatataaatattcaattattttctGGCATTTTATTCTTTCAACGATCTATTTCGTTATCATTAATGTTAAATCACGTGTATCTAACTGTTATAAGCTTATATATATTCCCcgtcaatataatttttaatttaatattttaatacaatatgaaattCCAAATACCaccatatcaaataaattttcagGCTTTAGGATAATATTAATCTCGATCCCAGTAATGTGGAAGAACTTTTAAACAATGTAAAGATCCAAAATTCAAAGAaacatagtgtaattttaaattAACATGTTATATtagttttttatattatatcatTGATATTATTAGTTTATTACTATATTAGCAAatataaatttgtttttttatattatatcacTGATATTATTAGTTTATTACTATATTATCAACTATAAATTCGTTTGCGTAAATTAAAATGAtctaattaaattttgaaattgcatgggaaaaacaagaaattatataatattttttaaaaaaagcaataccctttttatatataaataataaaataatatatatgaaggcTAATCTTATCCGTTTAAGAGACAAAGTCAAAGTTAAAcattacaaatattttttttttcaaatgcaTACAAAACTCCCGAAAAaaaatcttgaatttttttttgaatcgaaaaaaaaatcttgaattTAATCATATGAGCATCATAATTATAATAGTTAATAAAATACTTATTCGAaaatgaatcaaatatttattattttgaacaTGTCTATTGTCTAAGAATAGTTAATAAAATACTTATTCGAaaatgaatcaaatatttattattttgaacatgtttattgTCTAAGAAGAGTAGATTTCTTTTAAAACCATCACATGACATGCATATCCAGttcaataaaaaatgaaaagtaataattttgacgtaaaaattaatatttttttatggatcGAATCGAATaagatatatatcttataaaaattGACTCATGAGACCTTCTCATAAAAATTTTTATGACCCCCTTGCTGATTTTGTGGACCAATCTATTGTTTTATTTCAATCAATTAAAACCCACCCTAACGTATAAAATAATTGATCATGACAGCTAATTCCgcatacataatttttttttgtacaaaagtttaaaataataaataaattgataatCTCGTGTATTATTGATTATAAAGCAATGTACGCGTAGGGGATTCATAATTTTATATGCATGTGGTGATGGGTAAATTAATTAGTTTTATACGAACGACTATGGTGAAACGAACTCGTGTATTTATAATAaagaaatcaataaaataaataaataagcgaATAATTTGTTTTTAAAGTAGATTTAAATGTAACATGTCTTGCTTATAGGGACAACTCTGATAACTAGGGATATGTCGATATCTTCAATGAAATTCAGAATTTTTTCCAAAGCAAATTAGTAATGTAATCGGCTCTACCAAGTTCGATCTGTCCCTGTCCTTATTAAGGGATTAGTCAAATGGGAGTGTGACATAGCTTCGTCAAATACCACAACTCATTGCACGGCACTTGTGCTTTCCCATTTAGGAACGCAAGCGAACCCATTATTTATTGCATgctaaatatattaaattatatttacattattcaaattttatctaaataTTTAAACTAAGCTCACGATCTCGTAAACGGTTAAAATATGACCTCCAACTTatcatatatttgaaaaaacttctaggaagcacttctcaatTTTTAAGTGCTTTTTAAAAGTTctaccaaacactacctaaaactAGCTAGAATTAAAACGATTTTTAAATTTATCGAGCTTGAATCAAAATTCACTTACTCAATGGCTGATAGCAtttcgtttttttttcttcGTGGTTCAATCTTTCACATAGTTGTAAGGAAATCTATCGAGCTTGACTTACCCAATCGACAATATTTCGTTCTGCTCTCCGTGAGAAGACATTGTTCTCAAGTAGTTTTTGTTTCAATTCATGAACATTAATGCCAAAGATGTGTCGATCAAGAAGCTAATAAGATTGtccaataaatttataatatagaCGGGACTTCATGTTTTTCGATGCAatcccttttcttttttttttgtttgaaaaaTGTTGTAACCAAAGAGTTGTTGCCAAGTCATTGCATATTAagtttcatgattttttttttaaaaaaaaaccatccagtgtttttaaaaataattttttttaaaagagcgaaattttaaaaatcataaagGTCATTCATCCCACGTATGTTGGATAACATAAATATCTTGTAATAAAGAAGAGATCTAGATCGGTCGTAAAGGATATCGAAAAAACCTCATTCCTtataattttttctttaaaaagattAGGTTCAAGtggatttgaatttattttatgaaaaaaaaaatatatatatatatatatatatataaaaaacaatGTGTCCTTTGTTGACATAGCCATTAAAGGCTAAGATGATAAAAGGGCAACCGTAAACTGAATGCCAAAAGGAGGAAGAACTGTCAAATTTATTACATCATTTACttctgtaaaaaaaaaacactacgACCCCTACTTCatcataaatgcaatgttctGACCTTCTTTTGCCaaattaatccaagatcatTGGCACTCCTGAGTTCCCATTGGCTGCGCTATATtcaactctctctctctcttcccCTCTCACTCTCTCTCTCTAAACCAAacccgccgccgccgccgccaccGTCACTACTAGTGCTCTGGACTGTTTTATTTGAGAACCCTTTTCGCAGGAAAGGATAAAGAAGCAATCTTTCTGTGAAGAAAGTAAAAAAGTCGTTGCGCTTTTAAAAGCAACACGTGTGCTTGATTGAAGGCTCTGGCTTTTTCCTGTTTGttgttttttctttctttaatCTGATTAACTATATGTATTCTTCCTTTTCTTGATTGTTCTTTTTCTTGTTAATCTTATCGTATCCTTTTTTCACTTCAATCACAGTTTCAGTATTATTTTCTAGTTGGTTGTATTTTAAGATAAATCCTTGGGATATCACTTATACATCAGTAGGCTCATATTCTGCTCAATTCAGGTTCTTGATTCTGTAAAGTTGAGCATTTGAATATTCCTTGCTTTTATGCATGTCTCGGATTGATTGGCTGGTTTGGCCGGATCCTGTAAAAAAAGTTgtaattcttggattttcagACATTTTCAAGATTTTCTTTTTGATCTAATAGATTTGTTTTTCCCCCGTTctctcttcttttctgcttttgATTCTGCGCCAATTCTTTGTTTTTCAAAACTTGATGAATAATCAGCAAGAGTTCCGGCAAAATATGCAGATAGGCTCTGGATTAACTCGCTACCGATCTGCTCCAAGTTCttatttttcaactcttttaaacagtaataataataatatcctGGGTGATGATGGATTTGGGGAAGATGAATTTGAGCATCTTTTGAACCCTCGAGCTTCAAGTCCCGAGACCCAGAAATTTTTCTTCATGAATACTTCCGAAACCATTCAAGAAAACTGCTCTTCCaatttgaatccacaatcacaATTAGATCCACAGTATCCGCCGCCGAGAAAGATCGAATCTTCAGCCAACAAACCTCGGCAGCAATTGCAAAAACAGCAGAGCAATGACTTTTCTTCGGTTTCTCATATGATGTATCAGATAATCAATTCCGGTGACACAAATTCTGATATGCAAGAAGATTCGAATTATGGATTGATGGATTCTATGAATTCGAACTCCGCCGCCGTGCAGATGAAGACGGAAGAGGGTGGTGGTGGAGGCAGTCTCATTCGACACAGAAGTTCTCCTGCTGGATTATTCGAAAGCATAAACATCAAGAATGGTGGTTTTTACTATTCGCCTTTTACAGCTGATTTTCCAGTAATTTTTAGTTTCACAGGATGCTGACATGTTTTAGCTCTCTGTATAGAGCTCGGTGCAGCTAATTTAAGCGAAGTGGATTATAAAACTGCAGCAAACAGTCATGGAGAGGGACGATTCAGCGAAAATCGTGATAAAAATGGTGGATACAGCTCGGGTTTCCCAGTAAATTCTTGGGATGATTCAGTTATCCTGCCTGACAGTTTCTTCAAAGGATTAACAGATACTCATCAGGTCTTGCCTTAGAATTCTAATCATTCGTTTTTTTTCCGGATCATTTTGAGATTAATGATGTAAGATACTGATATGTTTAGCAGAGTATTGATGGCGGAAGTAAGCACACAATCTCCAAGTTGTCTCATCACCTGAGTCTGCCTAAAAGTTCAGCCGAAATGTTTGCGATGGAGAAACTGATGCAAGACTCGGTGCCCTGTAAAATCAGAGCGAAAAGGGGTTTCGCCACGCACCCGCGAAGCATAGCTGAGAGAGTAAACTTCCCATTCTTTACTAGTTTCatgcaataaaaaaaagaaaaacgatatggatttttgaagaatgaagtGCATTTCAGGATTTTATGCCATGATTTCAGGTTAGAAGGACGAAAATCAGTGAACGGATGAGGAGGCTGCAAGATCTCGTGCCTAACATGGAAAAGGTAAACCTCTTTCTTGCATATATTTTGATTAAATACCGATTCACAAATGGAGGCACATCTTTAAATGTATTAAATTGTATGCGAAGGATGCTATTTAGTAGGTTATTGAAAGCCATCCGTAGTGTGGTATGGTGGATGCCGGTTTCTCACGAGGTTAGCAGTGTTAATCCTGCATCGGCTTTACAAACGATTGTGCAGTGTTAGGTTTGATGATATACTATCCCAAGGTAGTCTTTTGGGTTTAGATTATACTCGGTTTAGATATTCATTCCAAGTGTAAGGACCTATTGTTGGTTCATTTTCCACAAACCCAATTCTTCTTTTGGAAAAATTGATTTCCATCATGATAATAGAGTAAGCAGGTGACAAGTTAAGAGATCTTTGTTGTCTGCGTTACTTATTTAGCAACCTTTTTCATCATCTAATATTGACCATCCTGCGCATGTGAACCTAGAAAAATCGGTTTCTGGTTTATATTTCATGTCTGTTGCTCATACTGTATGAAAATGGTTTCTAAAATTACAGTGTGCTCCGGATTATGACCTCTTATGTATTCTCTTTAATGGACGATCAATTTCTGCATTCACTTCAATTTGCAGCAAACAAATACATCAGACATGTTGGATTTAGCTGTTGATTACATTAAAGATCTTCAACGACAAGTAAAGGTGTGTATACCAAATTGCCAAATcactaatattattttttgaatctGTCAATGCCATTTGTTTTTTGAACCCTCAGACGCTCTCTGATAATCGCTCGAAGTGCACATGTTCGGCTAGACAGAAACCATAGAGCAAACGCCTTTTCATATTCAGCAGTAGGAGCTCTGTTCAGGATCAAGAAATCGCCCCCTCAGGCTCCCAACCGAGAAGGGTTCGATGTATTATTTCGTGGATATCAAGGATAGGAACTCAAGCTCTGTTCTGGTGATAGTGTGAATCAAAGATTTAGCTGTTTTTGTAAAGATTCATATGGCCTCTTTTTGTACTTGTAGTTCATGAATTCCTCCCACTTCTTGTCAGATTTTTTAAAGGTCACGAGCATTAAACTTGATTTACTTCTTGTCACGTTCTCTATACTTTTAGAAATGCTCGACCCTGTTCTAATCTAGGCTGCATAAAAAATTTTGGATTATCTTAATAATCCTTTTATAATTACATCGTCTGTCGAATTGTTTCGGGTAAAAAAAACC
It encodes:
- the LOC140890840 gene encoding transcription factor bHLH122-like isoform X1 — translated: MNNQQEFRQNMQIGSGLTRYRSAPSSYFSTLLNSNNNNILGDDGFGEDEFEHLLNPRASSPETQKFFFMNTSETIQENCSSNLNPQSQLDPQYPPPRKIESSANKPRQQLQKQQSNDFSSVSHMMYQIINSGDTNSDMQEDSNYGLMDSMNSNSAAVQMKTEEGGGGGSLIRHRSSPAGLFESINIKNELGAANLSEVDYKTAANSHGEGRFSENRDKNGGYSSGFPVNSWDDSVILPDSFFKGLTDTHQQSIDGGSKHTISKLSHHLSLPKSSAEMFAMEKLMQDSVPCKIRAKRGFATHPRSIAERVRRTKISERMRRLQDLVPNMEKQTNTSDMLDLAVDYIKDLQRQVKTLSDNRSKCTCSARQKP
- the LOC140890840 gene encoding transcription factor bHLH122-like isoform X2 produces the protein MNNQQEFRQNMQIGSGLTRYRSAPSSYFSTLLNSNNNNILGDDGFGEDEFEHLLNPRASSPETQKFFFMNTSETIQENCSSNLNPQSQLDPQYPPPRKIESSANKPRQQLQKQQSNDFSSVSHMMYQIINSGDTNSDMQEDSNYGLMDSMNSNSAAVQMKTEEGGGGGSLIRHRSSPAGLFESINIKNELGAANLSEVDYKTAANSHGEGRFSENRDKNGGYSSGFPVNSWDDSVILPDSFFKGLTDTHQSIDGGSKHTISKLSHHLSLPKSSAEMFAMEKLMQDSVPCKIRAKRGFATHPRSIAERVRRTKISERMRRLQDLVPNMEKQTNTSDMLDLAVDYIKDLQRQVKTLSDNRSKCTCSARQKP